The Dehalococcoidia bacterium genomic sequence CCACGGGCAGGCCGATCACGGACCTGGGCATCAGCAACGGAGAATACGATCCCATCCTTGGGGCGGAGCTGTACAACCGCTACCTGGACGAGAAGCTGTACGCCGAAGCCGTGGGCTTCGACGGGCTGATGCTCAACGAGCACCACTCCACCCCCTTCTGCATGGGCGGCGTGATGAACGTCGAGGCGGCGATCCTCGCCCGC encodes the following:
- a CDS encoding LLM class flavin-dependent oxidoreductase, coding for MFIGYFTERPYQDPNSGYFGATGRPITDLGISNGEYDPILGAELYNRYLDEKLYAEAVGFDGLMLNEHHSTPFCMGGVMNVEAAILAR